The Vibrio echinoideorum DNA window TTCTCCATGATTTCGTTCAGTTCAGCAAGCGCCGAAGGTTGAACTTCTTCAAGGTTAGCAATACGCATCATCAGATCCAGACGAACACGTTCTGGGAACTGAGACAGAATTTCAGCCGATTGATCAGCATCGAGATACGACAACACAATGGTTTGTATCTGAGGGTGCTCGTTAATGATGATACTTGCCACCTGACGAGGATCCATCCACTTAAGTGAATCCAAGCCTTTAGAACCGGTCCCTAGAAGGATCTGGTCAACAAGGTTATTCGCCTTATCGGCACCAAGAGCAGCTACCAGCGCATTACGCATAAAGTCTTCGCTGCCCATACCAATGTTGGTGTACTTCTGAATATCATCTAAGAAAGCACGGTGAACCGCACCGACTTTTTCCTGGGACAAGTCGGTTGCACGTGCCATCGCACTACCGACACGTTGAACCTGCTTTGGCTCTAGGTGACGAATAATACCTGCCGCATCTTCTTCGTTTAAACTTAGCAATAAGATTGCAGCGCGCTCATCTCCGGAGATAGAACCGATATCGACGCTAGAGACATCAAGCACTTCACCGCCTTCAGTTTGTTGTGGAACTATTTCGTTAGCCATCTACCATCCAATTCTTAACTACTTGAGCTGCGAGCTCTGGTTCATTCGCTACAAGTGCACGTACTGCTTTCAGCACGTCCTCGTCTTTATGAAGGTTTGGTAAGTCAATGCTCGAACCAAATTCAAACAGCTCACCACCTTCAATATCGCCACCAATTAGGCTCGTTTCACCGTCGGCACCAATCGGCATTCCATCAGGGCCGTACATTTGATCATCGTTGTCGGCTGCAGGGTTAAGCAGTTTCTTCATTGCAGGGCGTACAAGTACCAATACCACCACAATAATAACCAACGCACTCGCAAACCAACGAATCCAATCATTAAAGTTTGGATGTTCCCAAATAGGTACATCAGCTACGATATCAGTCACCTGAGGCGCAAACTGCATGCTCAATACGTTTAACAAATCACCACGATTTTCGTCAAAACCCACGGTGCCAATCAAAACCTGACGAATGGCATTGATTTCGCTAACTGGGATTGGCGTGTGAACCACTTCGCCCGTGTCTGGGTTCAATGATTGACGATCTTTAATCGCTACCGATACCGTCTGACGGTTAACTGTGCCGCTTTGTTTACGTTCGTGGCTAATGGTTGTATCTAGCTCAAAGTTTCGAGTCGCTTCTTTGTGAACCGAACCTTGTCCCGTCATTGCGCCATCTTTCATCTGGGCAACATCTTGAGGGATAGAAGCATCTGCAGGAGGCTGATTACTCAAAGCACCAGGAATGCCGGCCACAGTATTGCCGTTGTTGTAATCTTCTAAAGTGTATTCACTTCGGGTCGCAGGCGTGTTCGGGTCGAAACGTTTTCTGGTTTGCTCTACCGCACTAAAGTCGAGCTGAATATCAACTTGAGCGGTGTAGTTACCAAATCCAAGGATAGGAATTAAGATAGAATCAATTTTCTCACGTAGCGCTTGTTCTTGGTTACGCTCTAATTCATGTTCTTTGCGGCGCGCTGTTGACATCGGGTCTTGAGAGCCTGAGTTCAAAAGTCGACCATGCTGATCGGTCACCGTGATACGTGAGGTTTTCATTCCCGGAACCGCACTCGCCACCATATCCACAACAGAATCCACTTCTTGCTGCTTTAGGTTAGCTCCGGTTTTCACCGTTAGGAATACAGAAGCGGACGCTTCCTGATTGTGACGTACGAACACACTTTGCTTTGGCAATGCTAATAAAACCTGAGCTTTACGCACCTGTTTCATCTGCTCGATGGCTTTCGCAAGCTGTCTCTCGCGACTTAATTTAAGGCGCTCCTGCTCTAAACGTTGTGATACACCAAAGCCCATGTCTTGCATGAGTATGTCATCGCCAGCATTTCGCTCTTGATTCAACCCCGCTCGTACCATATTAAGCTTCAGAGAGTTGTACTCACTCGCAGGTACCGAGATAGTGTTGCCTTCAAGAGAATACTCAATTTTTTGCAGATCTAAGTAATCAAGAACGGGGATCAACTCTTCTGTTTCGTAAGCACCTAATGGACGCATTTCTGGTTCTTTTACCCAGAAAAAAAGCATCACAATTAGCGCTACGCAAATAGAGATGGAAAGGACCAAGACGACCTGACGAAGTAAATCGAGATCGCCCACAGCCATATCGAACTTCGATGAACTGCGTTCACCTAGATCGGGATTTTGCCCTGTTCCGTCAAGATCAGAACCCGCCATGAGAGCGTGGTCGTTGCTATCGCTTACGGTTAAATCTGTTGTTTGACTATTATCTGCCACTATTCAATTACCTAACTTATACCGGCATATTCATCAGCTCTTTGTACGATTCGACCAATTTATTTCTAATTTGGATCGTCGCTTCAAAAGCCACACTAGATTTATTACGAGCAATCATCACATCAGACAGTGACACGCTTTGGTCACCGCTATCAAAACGAGCTTGAAGACTGCCTGAGGTCTTTTGTAATGAGTTCACATTATTGATGGCTTGCGTAAGCATGTTGCCAAAGTCTGCACCAACCGCTTGCCCTGTTCCAGTAGGACGCGCGCTAGCAGCTTCAACCATCATTGCCTGCATTTCGCCTTGTAAACCATCTATTCTCATCTACTACCTCAGGAGTCAAAATTATGACTATCTATTTCGCTGTATTATTGACTGAGCAATTAGCGTGCCACACATTATTTTGACTAGACATCGTACTACAACAGTCAGAAACCTGGCACTACTAATCTATCCTCAGTTTGGGATATCTATTCCAGCATCGCGCATTTTTGCTAACTTATAACGTAATGTGCGTGGACTAATGCCCAGTTTTTCAGCCATATCTTTACGTCGGCCACTGCAAGCAATCAATGTTTCAAGAATAATTGCATACTCTTGATCTCTAAGTTCATTACCAAGCCCTTCACTGCTGGCAACGACTTTGTTGATCGGATTAGATTCAGCAATAGGCTTAATTTCTGGCGATGCAACGTCATTGCCTTCGACAATTTGTTGTAGCCCACTTGCATCTTGCCAATCAACACCTTCAAGAAGGATATGCTCACCAGAAATATGATCTTGTTCGCTCAAGATCAACGCTCGTTGAATGACATTATCTAACTCACGAACATTACCCGGCCACGGATAATTGACGAGTTTGCTGATGGCTTGCGCTGACATCACGGGTACGGGCATACCAAGTTTGGTGCAGTTACGCTCAACCAAATGCTTAGCTAGAGGCTCAATATCGCCTTTACGCTCACAAAGTGGCGGCCAAGATATTGGGAAAACATTCAGTCGATAGTATAAATCTTCACGGAAGTTCCCTTCAGATACATACTGTTTTAAGTCACGGTTACTGGTCGCCAACACACGAACGTCTAGCTTGATACTCTTACGGCTCCCCAAACGCTCAACCTCACGCTCTTGCAACACACGCAGTAACTTAGCTTGAAGGCTAAGCTCCATCTCACTGATCTCATCCAGTAAAATAGTGCCGCCTTGTGCTTGTTCAAACTTACCCGGACAAGCCTGAATAGCGCCAGTAAAGGCACCTTTTTCATACCCAAAGAGTGTCGCTTCCAACATATTATCTGGGATCGCAGCGCAGTTAATCGCGACAAATGGACCATCTTTACGGCTTGAGGCGTTATGAATGTAGCGAGACATAACTTCTTTACCGGAACCGCTCGGCCCTAAGATCATTACGTTAGCATCTGTTTTTGCGACTTTATCAGCCAGCATCATTAGCTTGATACTTTTTTCGTCGGCAACGATGGCATCACCATTGTCATCCGACTTAACCGGAGCGTAACGGCTCACCATGTTTAGCAGTACTTCTGGCGCAAAGGGCTTTGCCATGTAGTCGATAGCACCCTCTTTCATTGCTGCTACGGCATCTTCAATGTTGGCATACGCTGTCATCAACAATACAGGCAAATTAGGCCAATGCTGCTTGATGTTTCTTAGCAATGCTAAGCCGCCCATACCTGCCATCTGCACATCAGAGACAACGATATCAACGGAGTTCGATTTCAATTTTACCAGAGCATCTTCCGCACAATCCGCTTCTAGCCATTCATAGCCAGCAAGCGCGAGTGTGTCGACAAGGGCTTCGCGTAGACCTTCATCATCTTCGACGATTAACACTTTGCTTTGAGCCATAGGATTCTCCAGTGTAAATTCAGTTAAAACGTATTAGTCTTCAGTTGAAGCGCTTCTTTCGAGCGGCAAGCACATAGTAAAGCATGCGCCATCACCTTCTTCTGAGATCAATTCCAGTCGGCCTTCATGTGCACGACATACCATTTGTACAACCGCCAAACCTAAACCTGTACCTTGTGAGCGAGTGGTAAAGAAGGGTTCCATAATTTTACCTTGAAGCTCTTTCGCAACGCCGGGTCCACTGTCTTGTACTGATATCTTAAGTTCGCCGTTGACGGGCCTAAAAAAGACATCAATCTGCGACTCTTTGCCTGCAATTTGAACCGCGTTCAAAACCAGGTTGCTAAGAGCAGACGCAATAGCATTGGCGTTACCAAACATTTGAGTTTCTTCGCCCTCAACTTCCTGGCAATAATCAATCTGGTTGGTCTTTAGTGCCGCTTCCACCATTGGGTGAAACTCAGTGATCAGTTCAGCCACAGTAAATGGCTTAACCACTTTATTGTCGCCACCTTTGGCAAACAACAGCATGTCATTCACTTGCTTCTCTAAGTCATGCAATCTATCCATAAGCTTAGATTGAAAACGCGTTTTTGTTGCCGGCGGTAAGTTTGGCGCGGCAAGATTTGATGCATACAACATCGCGCTAGAAAGTGGCGTACGCACCTGATGCGCCAATGAGGCGACCATTCTACCTAACGACGATAAACGCTGAAGATCACTAACACGAGACTGTAGAAGACGTGTTTCTGTCAGGTCGGTAATCAGTATCAGTTGACCGGTGGTAGAAGCTGAAATCGCCAAACGAACCTTACGTCCGTTCTTTAGTGAGATCTCATGTCCATCATCGTCTTTTGGGTCAAAGGCACTTTGAATAACCGAAAACCACTTTTCACCCACCAGTTCCACACCTAAAATTCGGTGCGCTTCAGGGTTCGCTTCCCTTACTTCCCCATGAGTATCTAACAAGATGACACCAGCTGGCATCACATCAAGTACTTGCTTATAGCGCTCAACCTGCTGCTCAACTGAATCTAGGTGTGATTGATTTTCGGGTTCGTTAGATAGTTGCATGTCAAAAATTTGCCTCAAATACTAAAACAGCCTGACACGTACAACACGAGTCAGGCTATTTGCTATATTTATCACATAGTTAAGTAAGCAACAACTCGACTATGCCATCCCTATTCTCTCAATCAGAGCACACTCTAATTAAAAATGAGTCCTAATTTTATATTGCTGAACGTAATCTGATCTCTAACGCTGCAGATTATACTTACGCATTTTTTCAACCAAAGTCGTTCTGCGCATTCCAAGCATATCAGCAGCACGAGCAACGATGCCACCCTGCGCCTCCAAAGCTTGGTTAATCATATTCACTTCCATATCAGCGAGTAGCTCTTTGAGGTTAACCCCTTCTGGCGGTAACTCTTGAGGCGCATTCGCGTTATCGGCAAGATCGTCTTGTTGATCAAAGCTAAAATCTTCTGAAAATATGTCAGCCAATGCATCACGTTCCTGATCTTCCTCAGACGCAAAGTTATTAAACTCTGGTTGGAATTCAGGAAGATCACTGTATCGATATTTAGTGGGAAGGTGGTTCACGTCAACCAAGCTGTTTGGATAAAGGATAACCATTCGTTCAACTAAGTTAGCTAATTCACGAACGTTGCCAGGCCAATAATGCTCCATCAAAGAGTTGATAGCACGAGGCGTAAAACAGATTGGCATGCTGCCCTCCGCTTCCATTCGGGTCATCAGTTCTTGAAGCAACAGAGGAATATCTTCTTTGCGATCCTGAAGTGCAGGCATTTCAATTGGGAATACGTTCAAGCGATAGTAAAGGTCTTCACGGAACGAGTCATCGTCGATCATATCTTCAAGATTACGGTGCGTTGCCGCAACTACTCGAACATCCGCTTTAATGGTGTTGTTACCACCTACACGCTCAAAGCATCGTTCTTGTAAAACACGCAGCAGTTTAACTTGCATCGCCATTGGCATATCGCCAATTTCATCAAGAAATAGTGTGCCACCTTCAGCCAGTTCAAAGCGTCCTTTACGTGCGGTAATCGCACCAGTAAATGCACCTTTCTCGTGACCAAACAATTCACTTTCGAGCAACTCTGCAGGAATAGCGCCACAATTCACTGGTACAAATGGCCCAGTACGACGCTTAGAATGATAGTGAATATTGCGAGCTACAACTTCTTTACCTGTACCTGATTCCCCAAGAATCAGCACGTTAGCTTCCGTAGTAGAAACCTGTTCAATTAAATGACGTACTTCTTGAATACCAGCATTTTGCCCTACCAGGCTGCGAAACAGTGTGTTCTTACGTGTAGAAGATACAACTTGAATGCCTTTACGGCCTAAGAAGTCTTTACAGTGTCTTAATGCATCACTGAGTTGAGGGTAGTTAAGAGGAAGTTCGAGTTCGCCAACAAAGTTGGTGAGTTCATCAACTGGGTGATTGTTTTTACCGATCACAAGCAATGGAATGTGATTGGCGTGAACAAGCTTTTCATTGAGTAATGCGTTGAAGCCTTTACCTTTAATTGAGCCGATAATGCAGCCTGCCCACTGAAGTGACCAGTCTACTTTGCGCGCTTGTTCAGAGCTGATAACTTCGCAGCTCTCTCCTACAAACTCTAATATTGTGCTTAAATTGTCACGATCTTGAGCGTTATCGTCGACGACAAGCAGTTTTGCCAAACCTTGCATAAGTAGGAATTATTGCCTTTATTTTGGTGCGATGCGGAAAAACGGTGAGCGACGTAGTCGATAAAACAGAGAAAAAACATCAATGATTATGTTTACGTGGACAAATTTAGGAAATCAGCAACGAAAAAAGCCATTAGGCTATCTAATGGCTTCTATTTTATTTGATTAAAAAAATAAGGCAACCAACCAATTGAGGGATATGAGATTGGTTAAAACTGCAATTTTTCTTTAAATACCTACTTCATCAGACGTCAAGTTGTGATATTCGTTCGGAATTTGGTCCCAAGCGCTCTTAATTTCGCGGATAATATCGATAACATCATCAATTGGCTGTGGGTCATTTTTGTGATTTGCCGCAGAAATTTGCGTGATCATGAACTCATAAAGTTGATCTAGGTTTTTCGCAATATCACCACCATCGGCCATAGAAAGGCAACTGCGTAGGCTAATAATGATATCTAGAGCCTTACCAAGGCGCTCACCTTTTACCGGAATGTTGCCCGCTTGCATTGCCGCTTTACCTTGAATCAAGCGTTCAATAGCGCCTGCCATCAACATTTGTACAATCTTATGGGGTGAGGCAGCTGTTAGCTGACTATCCACTGATACCTTTTTATATGCCTGTAAAGAACCGCGCATAGTAAACCTCTTCTATAAAAACTTTTTGTATTGTTGAACTGATTTAGCACCGTGACGATATTTGTGTAGGGTCTTACCTACTCGACTCGTCTCAGACTGCATCAATTCGACTAATTTTCTGGTTCTGGTAATGGCTTCAAACCATTCAGAACTTTGCTTAACGTCGGGATGTGAGTCGATGAATTGAAGCACGTTTTGCAATAACTGTTCTCTGTTATCGACAAGCTGCGTTATTTCTTCAGCATTAATTTCGCTAAATTCAAGCTTAGAGATAATTAGTTGATCCAGTTCACAAAGCTCTTCAAGCTGGTTGTCCATCTATTAACCTAACGCATTCATCATGCTGCCCAATTGAGATTGCATCTTACTGGTCGCATCTTGCATAGCAGTAAACTTAGAGTGCGTGCGGCTCTCTAGGCTGTCCATTCGGCGGTCCAATGCACCTTGATCATCAGCCAAGCGATAATTCTGTTCGACTAAGCTCTTTTCTCGTGTACGAATTGAGCCGGTAATGCCCGTGATGCCTTGAATCGCATCTTCCACTTTTTTGGCGAAACC harbors:
- a CDS encoding sensor histidine kinase, encoding MQLSNEPENQSHLDSVEQQVERYKQVLDVMPAGVILLDTHGEVREANPEAHRILGVELVGEKWFSVIQSAFDPKDDDGHEISLKNGRKVRLAISASTTGQLILITDLTETRLLQSRVSDLQRLSSLGRMVASLAHQVRTPLSSAMLYASNLAAPNLPPATKTRFQSKLMDRLHDLEKQVNDMLLFAKGGDNKVVKPFTVAELITEFHPMVEAALKTNQIDYCQEVEGEETQMFGNANAIASALSNLVLNAVQIAGKESQIDVFFRPVNGELKISVQDSGPGVAKELQGKIMEPFFTTRSQGTGLGLAVVQMVCRAHEGRLELISEEGDGACFTMCLPLERSASTED
- the fliS gene encoding flagellar export chaperone FliS, which gives rise to MRGSLQAYKKVSVDSQLTAASPHKIVQMLMAGAIERLIQGKAAMQAGNIPVKGERLGKALDIIISLRSCLSMADGGDIAKNLDQLYEFMITQISAANHKNDPQPIDDVIDIIREIKSAWDQIPNEYHNLTSDEVGI
- a CDS encoding sigma-54-dependent transcriptional regulator — encoded protein: MAQSKVLIVEDDEGLREALVDTLALAGYEWLEADCAEDALVKLKSNSVDIVVSDVQMAGMGGLALLRNIKQHWPNLPVLLMTAYANIEDAVAAMKEGAIDYMAKPFAPEVLLNMVSRYAPVKSDDNGDAIVADEKSIKLMMLADKVAKTDANVMILGPSGSGKEVMSRYIHNASSRKDGPFVAINCAAIPDNMLEATLFGYEKGAFTGAIQACPGKFEQAQGGTILLDEISEMELSLQAKLLRVLQEREVERLGSRKSIKLDVRVLATSNRDLKQYVSEGNFREDLYYRLNVFPISWPPLCERKGDIEPLAKHLVERNCTKLGMPVPVMSAQAISKLVNYPWPGNVRELDNVIQRALILSEQDHISGEHILLEGVDWQDASGLQQIVEGNDVASPEIKPIAESNPINKVVASSEGLGNELRDQEYAIILETLIACSGRRKDMAEKLGISPRTLRYKLAKMRDAGIDIPN
- a CDS encoding sigma-54 dependent transcriptional regulator; translated protein: MQGLAKLLVVDDNAQDRDNLSTILEFVGESCEVISSEQARKVDWSLQWAGCIIGSIKGKGFNALLNEKLVHANHIPLLVIGKNNHPVDELTNFVGELELPLNYPQLSDALRHCKDFLGRKGIQVVSSTRKNTLFRSLVGQNAGIQEVRHLIEQVSTTEANVLILGESGTGKEVVARNIHYHSKRRTGPFVPVNCGAIPAELLESELFGHEKGAFTGAITARKGRFELAEGGTLFLDEIGDMPMAMQVKLLRVLQERCFERVGGNNTIKADVRVVAATHRNLEDMIDDDSFREDLYYRLNVFPIEMPALQDRKEDIPLLLQELMTRMEAEGSMPICFTPRAINSLMEHYWPGNVRELANLVERMVILYPNSLVDVNHLPTKYRYSDLPEFQPEFNNFASEEDQERDALADIFSEDFSFDQQDDLADNANAPQELPPEGVNLKELLADMEVNMINQALEAQGGIVARAADMLGMRRTTLVEKMRKYNLQR
- the fliG gene encoding flagellar motor switch protein FliG — encoded protein: MANEIVPQQTEGGEVLDVSSVDIGSISGDERAAILLLSLNEEDAAGIIRHLEPKQVQRVGSAMARATDLSQEKVGAVHRAFLDDIQKYTNIGMGSEDFMRNALVAALGADKANNLVDQILLGTGSKGLDSLKWMDPRQVASIIINEHPQIQTIVLSYLDADQSAEILSQFPERVRLDLMMRIANLEEVQPSALAELNEIMEKQFAGQAGAQAAKIGGLKAAAEIMNYMDNNVEGVLIDQIRDQDEDMATQIQDLMFVFENLIEVDDQGVQRLLRDVPQDILQKALKGADEGLREKIFKNMSKRAADMMRDDIEAMPPVKVSEVEAAQKEILGIARKMADSGEIMLSGGADEFL
- the fliE gene encoding flagellar hook-basal body complex protein FliE — encoded protein: MRIDGLQGEMQAMMVEAASARPTGTGQAVGADFGNMLTQAINNVNSLQKTSGSLQARFDSGDQSVSLSDVMIARNKSSVAFEATIQIRNKLVESYKELMNMPV
- a CDS encoding flagellar protein FliT, giving the protein MDNQLEELCELDQLIISKLEFSEINAEEITQLVDNREQLLQNVLQFIDSHPDVKQSSEWFEAITRTRKLVELMQSETSRVGKTLHKYRHGAKSVQQYKKFL
- the fliF gene encoding flagellar basal-body MS-ring/collar protein FliF, giving the protein MADNSQTTDLTVSDSNDHALMAGSDLDGTGQNPDLGERSSSKFDMAVGDLDLLRQVVLVLSISICVALIVMLFFWVKEPEMRPLGAYETEELIPVLDYLDLQKIEYSLEGNTISVPASEYNSLKLNMVRAGLNQERNAGDDILMQDMGFGVSQRLEQERLKLSRERQLAKAIEQMKQVRKAQVLLALPKQSVFVRHNQEASASVFLTVKTGANLKQQEVDSVVDMVASAVPGMKTSRITVTDQHGRLLNSGSQDPMSTARRKEHELERNQEQALREKIDSILIPILGFGNYTAQVDIQLDFSAVEQTRKRFDPNTPATRSEYTLEDYNNGNTVAGIPGALSNQPPADASIPQDVAQMKDGAMTGQGSVHKEATRNFELDTTISHERKQSGTVNRQTVSVAIKDRQSLNPDTGEVVHTPIPVSEINAIRQVLIGTVGFDENRGDLLNVLSMQFAPQVTDIVADVPIWEHPNFNDWIRWFASALVIIVVVLVLVRPAMKKLLNPAADNDDQMYGPDGMPIGADGETSLIGGDIEGGELFEFGSSIDLPNLHKDEDVLKAVRALVANEPELAAQVVKNWMVDG